One stretch of Arachis hypogaea cultivar Tifrunner chromosome 20, arahy.Tifrunner.gnm2.J5K5, whole genome shotgun sequence DNA includes these proteins:
- the LOC112784710 gene encoding uncharacterized protein isoform X3 — protein MVPSNCQQNKHSPSNSTVIRFFKVILRKTLQDENFKLPKKFTRIYGSGLSNPLYLKPPDGTEWRVDWINQDGGILFKQVQICDMSGLQIKYPVNDQIKEHPPQHRGHPVKRPKEQQTIDVDNSPNTQNMRLNEGRQEKRLNEPMSGVGGQSRKKLRAPVSSASKGRQLESDTQIRESIKSKKKNHKMPVNQDSNGKRNRKRKDSESSVRPCLARPKSLKEAKFKWEKPSFIIKIKQLSQTRAPCYFSTKFFRKYFVNNPQNANIRFGKKLFPVKLIYRPSSCDAFISAGWNFFARASKLQAGDVCLFKLVNRKDPVLDVHICRRQRRESLSKPVTHGIQLLKEVEELNSQNPSFMVKIKDSDPRRSRPNLSAIFYRKYFKKNQQNVKLQFGKKLWPVTIIYNPSSRNTFISAGWSSFARASKLEAGDVCVFELINEKDLFNVHVCRVQC, from the exons ATGGTTCCCTCTAACTGTCAACAAAACAAGCATTCTCCTTCTAATTCTACTGTGATCCGTTTCTTTAAGGTTATCCTCAGAAAAACTCTTCAAGATGAAAACTTT AAGTTACCAAAAAAGTTCACCAGAATATATGGTTCTGGTCTATCAAACCCGTTGTATCTTAAGCCTCCTGATGGTACTGAATGGAGAGTAGATTGGATCAATCAAGATGGTGGAATTTTGTTTAAACAAG TACAAATATGTGACATGAGTGGCCTCCAAATAAAGTATCCTGTCAATGATCAGATCAAAGAGCACCCGCCACAACACAGGGGCCATCCGGTGAAAAGGCCAAAAGAACAACAAACTATAGACGTGGATAACAGTCCCAACACTCAAAACATGAGACTTAACGAGGGACGGCAGGAGAAAAGATTGAATGAACCAATGTCAGGAGTCGGGGGCCAATCGAGGAAAAAACTGAGAGCACCAGTGTCATCTGCTTCTAAAGGTAGACAGTTGGAAAGTGACACACAAATCAGAGAAAGTAttaaatctaaaaagaaaaaccaTAAGATGCCTGTCAATCAAGATTCTAATG gcaaaagaaatagaaaaagaaaagattctGAATCTTCTGTTAGGCCCTGTCTTGCAAGACCTAAATCTCTGAAAGAAGCTAAGTTCAAGTGGGAAAAGCCCTCTTTCATCATCAAGATAAAGCAACTGTCTCAAACGAGAGCACCATGT TACTTTTCAACTAAATTCTTCAGGAAGTATTTTGTAAATAATCCACAAAATGCAAATATAAGGTTTGGAAAGAAGTTGTTCCCTGTTAAGTTGATCTATAGGCCATCATCATGTGATGCCTTTATCTCTGCTGGTTGGAACTTTTTTGCTCGAGCTAGTAAATTACAAGCCGGAGATGTTTGTTTGTTTAAGCTCGTCAATAGAAAAGATCCAGTGCTTGATGTTCATATTTGTCGTCGACAACGCCGCG AGTCACTTTCCAAACCAGTGACTCATGGGATTCAGCTCCTGAAAGAAGTTGAGGAGCTCAATTCACAGAATCCCTCTTTCATGGTCAAGATAAAAGACAGTGATCCAAGAAGATCAAGGCCT AACTTATCAGCTATCTTCtacagaaaatattttaaaaagaatcaGCAGAATGTAAAGTTACAGTTCGGAAAGAAGTTGTGGCCTGTTACGATAATCTACAATCCGTCGTCAAGAAACACCTTTATTTCGGCTGGTTGGAGCTCTTTTGCTAGAGCAAGTAAATTAGAAGCTGGAGATGTTTGTGTTTTTGAGCTCATCAATGAAAAAGATCTGTTTAATGTTCATGTCTGTAGAGTCCAATGCTAG
- the LOC112784710 gene encoding B3 domain-containing protein_Os12g40080 isoform X2 — protein sequence MKTLFITLQKLPKKFTRIYGSGLSNPLYLKPPDGTEWRVDWINQDGGILFKQGWKEFVAYYSLDDGYVLWFEYNIGTSHIEVQICDMSGLQIKYPVNDQIKEHPPQHRGHPVKRPKEQQTIDVDNSPNTQNMRLNEGRQEKRLNEPMSGVGGQSRKKLRAPVSSASKGRQLESDTQIRESIKSKKKNHKMPVNQDSNGKRNRKRKDSESSVRPCLARPKSLKEAKFKWEKPSFIIKIKQLSQTRAPCYFSTKFFRKYFVNNPQNANIRFGKKLFPVKLIYRPSSCDAFISAGWNFFARASKLQAGDVCLFKLVNRKDPVLDVHICRRQRRESLSKPVTHGIQLLKEVEELNSQNPSFMVKIKDSDPRRSRPNLSAIFYRKYFKKNQQNVKLQFGKKLWPVTIIYNPSSRNTFISAGWSSFARASKLEAGDVCVFELINEKDLFNVHVCRVQC from the exons ATGAAAACTTT GTTCATAACATTGCAGAAGTTACCAAAAAAGTTCACCAGAATATATGGTTCTGGTCTATCAAACCCGTTGTATCTTAAGCCTCCTGATGGTACTGAATGGAGAGTAGATTGGATCAATCAAGATGGTGGAATTTTGTTTAAACAAGGTTGGAAAGAGTTTGTTGCATATTACTCTCTTGATGATGGCTATGTGTTATGGTTTGAGTATAATATTGGAACTTCTCACATTGAAGTACAAATATGTGACATGAGTGGCCTCCAAATAAAGTATCCTGTCAATGATCAGATCAAAGAGCACCCGCCACAACACAGGGGCCATCCGGTGAAAAGGCCAAAAGAACAACAAACTATAGACGTGGATAACAGTCCCAACACTCAAAACATGAGACTTAACGAGGGACGGCAGGAGAAAAGATTGAATGAACCAATGTCAGGAGTCGGGGGCCAATCGAGGAAAAAACTGAGAGCACCAGTGTCATCTGCTTCTAAAGGTAGACAGTTGGAAAGTGACACACAAATCAGAGAAAGTAttaaatctaaaaagaaaaaccaTAAGATGCCTGTCAATCAAGATTCTAATG gcaaaagaaatagaaaaagaaaagattctGAATCTTCTGTTAGGCCCTGTCTTGCAAGACCTAAATCTCTGAAAGAAGCTAAGTTCAAGTGGGAAAAGCCCTCTTTCATCATCAAGATAAAGCAACTGTCTCAAACGAGAGCACCATGT TACTTTTCAACTAAATTCTTCAGGAAGTATTTTGTAAATAATCCACAAAATGCAAATATAAGGTTTGGAAAGAAGTTGTTCCCTGTTAAGTTGATCTATAGGCCATCATCATGTGATGCCTTTATCTCTGCTGGTTGGAACTTTTTTGCTCGAGCTAGTAAATTACAAGCCGGAGATGTTTGTTTGTTTAAGCTCGTCAATAGAAAAGATCCAGTGCTTGATGTTCATATTTGTCGTCGACAACGCCGCG AGTCACTTTCCAAACCAGTGACTCATGGGATTCAGCTCCTGAAAGAAGTTGAGGAGCTCAATTCACAGAATCCCTCTTTCATGGTCAAGATAAAAGACAGTGATCCAAGAAGATCAAGGCCT AACTTATCAGCTATCTTCtacagaaaatattttaaaaagaatcaGCAGAATGTAAAGTTACAGTTCGGAAAGAAGTTGTGGCCTGTTACGATAATCTACAATCCGTCGTCAAGAAACACCTTTATTTCGGCTGGTTGGAGCTCTTTTGCTAGAGCAAGTAAATTAGAAGCTGGAGATGTTTGTGTTTTTGAGCTCATCAATGAAAAAGATCTGTTTAATGTTCATGTCTGTAGAGTCCAATGCTAG
- the LOC112784710 gene encoding B3 domain-containing protein_Os12g40080 isoform X1: MVPSNCQQNKHSPSNSTVIRFFKVILRKTLQDENFKLPKKFTRIYGSGLSNPLYLKPPDGTEWRVDWINQDGGILFKQGWKEFVAYYSLDDGYVLWFEYNIGTSHIEVQICDMSGLQIKYPVNDQIKEHPPQHRGHPVKRPKEQQTIDVDNSPNTQNMRLNEGRQEKRLNEPMSGVGGQSRKKLRAPVSSASKGRQLESDTQIRESIKSKKKNHKMPVNQDSNGKRNRKRKDSESSVRPCLARPKSLKEAKFKWEKPSFIIKIKQLSQTRAPCYFSTKFFRKYFVNNPQNANIRFGKKLFPVKLIYRPSSCDAFISAGWNFFARASKLQAGDVCLFKLVNRKDPVLDVHICRRQRRESLSKPVTHGIQLLKEVEELNSQNPSFMVKIKDSDPRRSRPNLSAIFYRKYFKKNQQNVKLQFGKKLWPVTIIYNPSSRNTFISAGWSSFARASKLEAGDVCVFELINEKDLFNVHVCRVQC, translated from the exons ATGGTTCCCTCTAACTGTCAACAAAACAAGCATTCTCCTTCTAATTCTACTGTGATCCGTTTCTTTAAGGTTATCCTCAGAAAAACTCTTCAAGATGAAAACTTT AAGTTACCAAAAAAGTTCACCAGAATATATGGTTCTGGTCTATCAAACCCGTTGTATCTTAAGCCTCCTGATGGTACTGAATGGAGAGTAGATTGGATCAATCAAGATGGTGGAATTTTGTTTAAACAAGGTTGGAAAGAGTTTGTTGCATATTACTCTCTTGATGATGGCTATGTGTTATGGTTTGAGTATAATATTGGAACTTCTCACATTGAAGTACAAATATGTGACATGAGTGGCCTCCAAATAAAGTATCCTGTCAATGATCAGATCAAAGAGCACCCGCCACAACACAGGGGCCATCCGGTGAAAAGGCCAAAAGAACAACAAACTATAGACGTGGATAACAGTCCCAACACTCAAAACATGAGACTTAACGAGGGACGGCAGGAGAAAAGATTGAATGAACCAATGTCAGGAGTCGGGGGCCAATCGAGGAAAAAACTGAGAGCACCAGTGTCATCTGCTTCTAAAGGTAGACAGTTGGAAAGTGACACACAAATCAGAGAAAGTAttaaatctaaaaagaaaaaccaTAAGATGCCTGTCAATCAAGATTCTAATG gcaaaagaaatagaaaaagaaaagattctGAATCTTCTGTTAGGCCCTGTCTTGCAAGACCTAAATCTCTGAAAGAAGCTAAGTTCAAGTGGGAAAAGCCCTCTTTCATCATCAAGATAAAGCAACTGTCTCAAACGAGAGCACCATGT TACTTTTCAACTAAATTCTTCAGGAAGTATTTTGTAAATAATCCACAAAATGCAAATATAAGGTTTGGAAAGAAGTTGTTCCCTGTTAAGTTGATCTATAGGCCATCATCATGTGATGCCTTTATCTCTGCTGGTTGGAACTTTTTTGCTCGAGCTAGTAAATTACAAGCCGGAGATGTTTGTTTGTTTAAGCTCGTCAATAGAAAAGATCCAGTGCTTGATGTTCATATTTGTCGTCGACAACGCCGCG AGTCACTTTCCAAACCAGTGACTCATGGGATTCAGCTCCTGAAAGAAGTTGAGGAGCTCAATTCACAGAATCCCTCTTTCATGGTCAAGATAAAAGACAGTGATCCAAGAAGATCAAGGCCT AACTTATCAGCTATCTTCtacagaaaatattttaaaaagaatcaGCAGAATGTAAAGTTACAGTTCGGAAAGAAGTTGTGGCCTGTTACGATAATCTACAATCCGTCGTCAAGAAACACCTTTATTTCGGCTGGTTGGAGCTCTTTTGCTAGAGCAAGTAAATTAGAAGCTGGAGATGTTTGTGTTTTTGAGCTCATCAATGAAAAAGATCTGTTTAATGTTCATGTCTGTAGAGTCCAATGCTAG
- the LOC112784568 gene encoding B3 domain-containing protein At4g01580 — translation MASFIFQTNKHSPSSLSCFFKIGLKKSLEDGNLKLTKKFSKKYGDSLPNPVYLKPPDGTAWKIDWSLYDGVILFENGWKEFASYYSLDNGHMLYFEYNETSNIEVRIFDIISGSEIDYPSLDHIGHDNSIEILNELPPRGWPRKTEVSSPSTSKRLRSSVKTGDVEKGPDEQNWMQCCKNEEASQSEETSLKMPTIQSARVDPDSM, via the exons ATGGCTTCCTTTATTTTCCAAACAAACAAACATTCTCCTTCCTCTCTGAGCTGTTTCTTTAAGATTGGTCTCAAAAAAAGCCTTGAAGATGGAAACCTT AAGTTAACAAAAAAGTTCAGTAAGAAATATGGTGATAGTCTTCCAAATCCAGTGTATCTGAAGCCTCCAGATGGCACTGCATGGAAGATAGATTGGTCTTTGTATGATGGTGTGATTCTATTTGAAAATGGTTGGAAAGAATTTGCTTCATATTACTCTTTGGATAATGGCCATATGCTGTATTTTGAGTACAATGAAACTTCTAACATTGAAGTACGCATTTTTGACATCATTAGTGGCTCTGAAATAGACTATCCTTCCTTGGATCACATCGGCCATGACAATTCGATTGAGATCTTGAATGAACTGCCGCCACGAGGCTGGCCGAGGAAAACAGAAGTATCATCTCCTTCTACAAGTAAAAGATTGAGGAGTTCTGTCAAAACTGGAGATGTAGAAAAGGGCCCTGATGAACAAAACTGGATGCAGTGTTGCAAGAATGAAGAAGCTAGTCAATCTGAAGAGACAAGTCTTAAGATGCCAACAATTCAAAGTGCCAGAGTTGATCCTGATAGTATGTAA